A single Phoenix dactylifera cultivar Barhee BC4 chromosome 1, palm_55x_up_171113_PBpolish2nd_filt_p, whole genome shotgun sequence DNA region contains:
- the LOC103704399 gene encoding uncharacterized protein LOC103704399: MGLLSNRIGKESLKPGDHIYSWRTAYVYAHHGIYVGDDKVIHFTRGQGQEVGTGTVLDLVLTSSGPNRRRTPCPTCSAHLAESHGVASSCLDCFLAGGVLYRFEYSVSPALFLAKARGGTCTLAVSDLDEIVVHRAKHLLNNGFRCYNVFKNNCEDFAIYCKTGLLVAEQGVVGQSGQAISIIGGPLAAVLSTPFRLITTNVYGMAATAVGVYCASRYVADIGNRRDVIKVAVEDLTAGLATGRVQVVESGSQMALPANG; encoded by the exons ATGGGGCTTCTTTCCAACAG GATCGGGAAGGAGAGCTTGAAGCCAGGGGATCACATCTACTCGTGGAGGACTGCTTACGTCTATGCCCATCACG GAATTTACGTCGGGGATGATAAGGTCATCCATTTCACTAGAGGACAAGGCCAAGAAGTGGGGACTGGAACTGTTTTAGATCTCGTCCTTACAAGTTCTGGCCCCAACCGAAGACGAACCCCCTGTCCAACCTGCAGCGCCCATCTAGCTGAGTCCCATGGTGTAGCGTCCTCATGCCTAGATTGCTTCCTGGCTGGTGGAGTCCTTTACCGCTTTGAGTACAGTGTTAGCCCTGCCCTCTTCCTTGCCAAGGCTCGGGGTGGTACATGCACTCTTGCTGTCTCTGATCTGGATGAAATAGTGGTCCATCGGGCTAAGCATTTGCTCAACAATGGCTTCAGATGCTACAATGTATTCAAGAACAACTGTGAGGATTTTGCCATTTACTGTAAGACAGGACTTCTTGTGGCGGAACAAGGAGTGGTTGGACAAAGTGGACAGGCGATATCAATCATAGGTGGGCCACTTGCTGCAGTTCTATCAACACCATTCCGACTTATTACAACAAATGTGTATGGAATGGCAGCAACAGCTGTTGGAGTTTACTGTGCCAGCCGATATGTTGCTGACATTGGAAACCGGAGGGATGTCATAAAAGTGGCTGTGGAGGATCTGACAGCAGGACTAGCAACAGGTAGAGTTCAGGTGGTCGAGAGTGGAAGTCAGATGGCTCTGCCTGCTAATGGTTAG